A genomic window from Lotus japonicus ecotype B-129 chromosome 1, LjGifu_v1.2 includes:
- the LOC130728026 gene encoding pentatricopeptide repeat-containing protein At2g38420, mitochondrial has translation MVRHPLSKTANKYLRKFRKWPHSPYKTSWHHNFGEQQAMNILIKQAATIETCSSSSQQIQTQNNNPFLLSTLIDSFKSYSCDPTPNAYYFLIKTLVNTSHLQDIPPVLDHLERVEKFETPEFIFVYLIRFYGLADRIQDAVDLFFRIPRFRCTPTVCSLNLLLSLLCRKRECLRMVPQILLKSQHMKIRIEESTFRVLISALCRIRRVDYAVKILNCMIEDGFGLDGKICSLIISSLCEQNDVTSAEALVVWGDMRKLGFCPGVMDFTDMIRFLVKEERGMDALYILNQMKQDGIKPDVVCYTIVLSGIVAEGDYVKLDELFDEMLVLGLIPDVYTYNVYINGLCKQNKVDEAIQIVDSMIKLGCKPNVVTCNTLLGALCEAGDLSKAKGVMKEMGLKGVELNLHTYRIMLDGLVGKAEIGEASLLLEEMLKKCFYPRSSTFDNIICCMCQKGLINEALELMKKIVAKSFAPGARAWEALLLHSGSDLTYSETTFAGLFNQN, from the coding sequence ATGGTGAGACACCCTTTATCCAAAACTGCCAACAAATACCTcagaaaattcagaaaatggcCACACTCTCCTTACAAGACCTCATGGCACCACAACTTTGGTGAACAACAAGCTATGAACATTCTCATAAAACAAGCAGCAACCATTGAAACATGTTCCTCTTCCTCCCAACAAATCCAAACACAGAACAACAACCCTTTTCTCCTTTCTACTCTCATTGACTCCTTCAAATCTTATAGCTGTGACCCAACTCCAAATGCTTACTACTTTCTCATCAAAACCTTAGTCAACACCTCCCATTTGCAGGACATTCCTCCTGTTCTCGACCACCTTGAACGCGTGGAGAAGTTTGAAACACCTGAGTTCATCTTTGTGTACCTTATTAGATTCTATGGTCTTGCTGATAGGATCCAAGATGCTGTTGATTTGTTCTTCAGAATCCCCAGGTTCAGGTGCACACCAACTGTTTGTTCTTTGAACTTGTTGCTGTCATTGCTTTGTAGGAAGAGGGAGTGCCTCAGAATGGTTCCCCAGATCTTGTTAAAGAGCCAGCACATGAAAATTCGCATTGAGGAGTCGACTTTTCGGGTTTTGATCAGTGCCTTGTGCAGAATTAGGAGAGTGGATTATGCTGTTAAGATACTGAATTGTATGATAGAGGATGGTTTTGGTTTGGATGGGAAgatatgttcgttgataatatcATCATTGTGTGAACAAAATGATGTGACTAGTGCTGAGGCTTTGGTTGTTTGGGGAGACATGAGGAAACTGGGGTTTTGTCCTGGGGTAATGGATTTTACGGATATGATTAGGTTCTTGGTGAAGGAAGAGAGGGGTATGGATGCTTTGTATATTCTGAACCAGATGAAACAAGATGGAATAAAGCCTGATGTTGTTTGTTATACTATCGTTTTGAGTGGCATTGTTGCGGAAGGGGATTATGTGAAGCTAGATGAACTATTTGATGAAATGCTTGTATTGGGACTCATTCCTGATGTTTACACTTACAATGTGTATATAAATGGTTTGTGTAAGCAGAATAAAGTGGATGAGGCTATTCAGATTGTTGATTCTATGATCAAGCTAGGATGCAAACCAAATGTGGTTACTTGCAATACTTTACTGGGTGCTCTCTGTGAGGCCGGAGATTTAAGTAAGGCTAAGGGGGTAATGAAGGAGATGGGGTTGAAAGGTGTTGAGCTCAACTTGCATACATACAGGATCATGCTTGATGGTTTGGTTGGTAAAGCTGAGATTGGTGAAGCATCTCTTTTGTTGGAGGAAATGTTGAAGAAGTGTTTTTATCCTAGATCTTCAACATTTGATAATATCATATGTTGCATGTGCCAAAAGGGCTTAATTAACGAAGCACTagaattgatgaagaaaattGTTGCAAAAAGTTTTGCTCCAGGAGCCAGGGCCTGGGAAGCTCTGCTTCTTCATTCGGGATCTGATCTCACATATTCAGAAACCACGTTTGCTGGCTTGTTCAACCAAAATTAA
- the LOC130728029 gene encoding protein LURP-one-related 15-like isoform X1: protein MANRPSSSAAAIIGPQYCAPASHPVDLIITKERTLRDNFTVTDINDSIVFTVKSPLVTIVTPREHRFLHDAHGNPILHLRRALLAASDCWEAFSGKSTEPKDLIFTRKRSSLFQLRTTLNVFLANNTTKVCDFKVKANLSARSWVVYIGESDTVAAKIKKKFGSVFSREKFMVTVSPNIDYAFIVGLIVTLDD, encoded by the exons ATGGCAAATCGACCGTCATCATCTGCCGCCGCCATCATAGGCCCCCAGTACTGTGCTCCTG CTTCACATCCCGTTGATCTGATAATCACAAAAGAGAGGACTCTGCGTGATAACTTCACTGTCACAGACATCAATGACAGCATTGTTTTCACAGTTAAGAGTCCTCTGGTGACCATCGTAACACCACGCGAACACCGGTTCTTACATGATGCTCATGGAAACCCAATTCTCCATCTTCGCAGAGCG CTACTAGCAGCAAGTGATTGTTGGGAAGCATTTAGCGGTAAAAGTACAGAACCCAAAGACTTGATCTTTACTAGGAAGCGATCTTCATTATTCCAGCTAAGGACTACATTAAATGTGTTCTTGGCAAATAATACCACAAAAGTTTGTGACTTCAAGGTCAAAGCAAATTTATCTGCACGATCATGGGTTGTTTACATTGGCGAGTCTGACACTGTTGCAGCCAAG ATAAAGAAGAAGTTTGGCTCTGTATTTAGCAGAGAAAAGTTCATGGTCACTGTGTCTCCGAACATTGACTATGCATTCATTGTGGGACTAATTGTGACTCTTGATGATTAA
- the LOC130713076 gene encoding ras-related protein RABB1c-like, with protein sequence MSYAYLFHYIIIGDTGVGKSCLTLQFTGKRFQPVHDLTIGVELGVRTITIDNQPVKLRIWDTAGQETFRSLTRSYYRNAAGALLVYDITRRETFEHLASWLEDAMLNGNENMTITLVGNKGDLAHRRRAVTEEEGKLFAKEHGLIFMEASAKTAQNVEEAFVETAAAIYKKIKDGVIDVSNTNGITVGGSGIPGPSPSASAGGCCSSS encoded by the coding sequence ATGTCTTACGCGTACCTCTTCCACTACATCATCATCGGCGACACCGGGGTTGGAAAATCATGCCTCACTCTCCAGTTCACCGGCAAGCGCTTCCAACCTGTCCATGACTTGACCATCGGTGTTGAACTCGGAGTGAGGACGATCACGATAGACAACCAGCCAGTCAAGTTGCGAATATGGGACACGGCCGGTCAAGAAACCTTCAGATCCCTCACGAGGTCTTATTACAGAAACGCGGCGGGCGCGCTTCTTGTTTATGATATAACAAGGAGGGAGACATTCGAGCACTTGGCTAGTTGGTTGGAAGACGCTATGCTGAATGGAAATGAAAATATGACGATCACGCTCGTTGGAAACAAGGGTGATCTTGCTCATCGCCGACGGGCTGTGACCGAAGAAGAAGGCAAGCTGTTTGCGAAGGAACATGGTTTGATTTTCATGGAGGCTTCTGCGAAAActgctcagaatgttgaagAGGCGTTTGTGGAAACAGCTGCAGCAATATACAAAAAGATTAAGGATGGAGTTATTGACGTATCAAACACTAATGGAATAACAGTGGGGGGTTCTGGAATTCCTGGACCATCTCCTTCTGCCTCGGCTGGAGGCTGCTGCAGTTCAAGTTAA
- the LOC130713066 gene encoding F-box/FBD/LRR-repeat protein At5g22700-like, whose product MADTDTDRISALPDELLCHMHMLSFLQTIEAVATSILSKRWRNLWRSVAALNFYTNTEHTSEADAFFFNDFVTYLGVVHHHHDFPSFHNLTHLELVIEPDNSLLLAEMLNHCPKLQSLSLERLHWNRVQEIWMEPEFVPEGLSLNLKTCSFRHFKGLEVELQLARYILKNAIHNNSIFDSLHKMAMKFSFDSVIDSFYLPQVVSMFAYLSTIYQTQNISSTIIQFSALTSPHVFLEECQRCTKAQNCDLEIIYVPSTWFCVSSSEQLSC is encoded by the exons ATGGCGGATACTGATACTGATAGGATCAGCGCTTTACCCGATGAACTTCTCTGCCACATGCACATGCTGTCGTTTCTCCAAACCATTGAAGCCGTTGCCACCAGCATTTTGTCAAAGAGATGGAGGAATCTCTGGCGGTCAGTAGCCGCTCTGAATTTCTACACCAACACAGAGCACACATCCGAAGCCGATGCTTTCTTCTTCAACGACTTCGTCACTTATCTTGGAGTC GTGCATCATCATCATGACTTTCCTTCATTTCATAATTTGACCCACTTGGAGCTCGTCATTGAACCGGATAATTCGCTATTGCTAGCTGAAATGCTCAACCACTGCCCTAAGCTTCAAAGTCTTTCCCTTGAG AGATTACATTGGAACCGTGTCCAGGAAATTTGGATGGAACCCGAATTTGTCCCTGAAGGGCTTTCATTAAATCTGAAAACCTGCTCGTTTCGACATTTTAAAGGCCTAGAAGTTGAGCTTCAGTTAGCAAGATATATTTTGAAGAATGCGA TTCACAATAATTCTATATTTGATTCCCTACATAAAATGGCTATGAAATTTTCATTTGATTCTGTTATTG ATAGCTTTTATCTTCCACAAGTTGTATCCATGTTTGCCTATCTTTCTACCATTTATCAAACACAAAATATTTCATCTACCATTATTCAATTTTCTGCTCTAACATCACCACATGTTTTCTTAGAAGAATGCCAGAGATGCACCAAAGCACAAAATTGTGATCTAGAAATTATTTATGTCCCCAGCACTTGGTTCTGTGTATCAAGTTCAGAACAACTTTCATGTTAG
- the LOC130728029 gene encoding protein LURP-one-related 15-like isoform X2: MLCCPRTASHPVDLIITKERTLRDNFTVTDINDSIVFTVKSPLVTIVTPREHRFLHDAHGNPILHLRRALLAASDCWEAFSGKSTEPKDLIFTRKRSSLFQLRTTLNVFLANNTTKVCDFKVKANLSARSWVVYIGESDTVAAKIKKKFGSVFSREKFMVTVSPNIDYAFIVGLIVTLDD, from the exons ATGTTGTGTTGTCCCAGGACAG CTTCACATCCCGTTGATCTGATAATCACAAAAGAGAGGACTCTGCGTGATAACTTCACTGTCACAGACATCAATGACAGCATTGTTTTCACAGTTAAGAGTCCTCTGGTGACCATCGTAACACCACGCGAACACCGGTTCTTACATGATGCTCATGGAAACCCAATTCTCCATCTTCGCAGAGCG CTACTAGCAGCAAGTGATTGTTGGGAAGCATTTAGCGGTAAAAGTACAGAACCCAAAGACTTGATCTTTACTAGGAAGCGATCTTCATTATTCCAGCTAAGGACTACATTAAATGTGTTCTTGGCAAATAATACCACAAAAGTTTGTGACTTCAAGGTCAAAGCAAATTTATCTGCACGATCATGGGTTGTTTACATTGGCGAGTCTGACACTGTTGCAGCCAAG ATAAAGAAGAAGTTTGGCTCTGTATTTAGCAGAGAAAAGTTCATGGTCACTGTGTCTCCGAACATTGACTATGCATTCATTGTGGGACTAATTGTGACTCTTGATGATTAA